Proteins encoded together in one Mobula birostris isolate sMobBir1 chromosome 9, sMobBir1.hap1, whole genome shotgun sequence window:
- the rnf151 gene encoding RING finger protein 151, producing MESAEEQEPEQDFGYDVELFVNAPDPEFICTICHGVFKGPVELSCQHIFCKGCISSWLVRKHDCPCCRKKVKGVTRSVIPMIHNMIGRLIMKCENKIYGCRYTFPLEQYEKHKATCEYRIVSCRYEGCATEMFHKNIAAHEQVCEHWNQPCRMGCGVQLSRNQLEEHNCYRDTKRKYKGKITVLKRRLSCMHHRLKLVEEILQSLTVDNHLQLLESCVCEDAGKPTEGQEKGNRNILHALEYRENESQYSRSSVSALEKAKTPPMDDEDEANQT from the exons GATTTTGGATACGATGTCGAGCTATTTGTAAATGCACCAGATCCTGAATTCATCTGTACTATCTGCCACGGTGTGTTCAAAGGTCCTGTAGAGCTCTCCTGCCAACATATCTTTTGCAAAGGCTGCATTTCAAGCTGGCTTGTGAG GAAGCATGATTGTCCATGTTGCAGGAAAAAGGTGAAAGGTGTGACTCGATCTGTGATTCCTATGATTCACAACATGATTGGACGATTAATAATGAAG TGCGAAAACAAAATCTATGGTTGCCGGTACACTTTTCCACTTGAACAGTATGAAAAGCACAAAGCTACTTGTGAATATCGAATAGTGAGCTGCAGGTATGAAGGGTGTGCCACTGAAATGTTTCATAAGAACATTGCTGCTCACGAACAAGTTTGTGAACATTGGAACCAGCCATGCAGGATGGGATGTGGAGTCCAACTTAGCCGGAACCAGTTAGAGGAGCACAACTGTTACAGGGACACTAAAAGAAAATACAAGGGAAAGATTACAGTTCTTAAAAGGCGATTGAGTTGTATGCACCATCGTCTAAAGTTAGTAGAAGAAATTCTGCAGAGTTTGACTGTCGACAATCACTTGCAGCTGTTGGAATCGTGTGTTTGTGAAGATGCTG GCAAGCCCACAGAAGGCCAAGAAAAAGGCAACAGAAACATACTTCATGCTTTGGAATACCGTGAAAATGAAAGTCAGTATTCCAGGAGTTCTGTATCAGCTTTGGAAAAGGCAAAAACACCACCAATGGATGACG AAGACGAAGCAAATCAAACTTGA